In one window of Deltaproteobacteria bacterium DNA:
- a CDS encoding radical SAM protein, with protein sequence MVTAIRQNWIEDETRPSNDERKRTDAARLRILKIQRTCVHDGPGIRTTIFFRGCGLHCLWCQNPEAIAFDSDATPSAEYSLDDIAEMVGRDRDYYGETGGGVTLSGGEPLLQSPDALIPLLERMRAMAIPVTVETSLHVPWDHVERVAPFVDLFLIDLKVVGDDAAHRKFTRQHDRLIRENTLRLVSQGAHVRFRTVIVPGHNDRPRHLRAAAEFVRSVGHHEIELLKYHDMYVDKARRLGLECPALSITNEQAVAAVRKAVKTFATGGVRAHCLDLDAARHHAEFPARVYDIQNAIRADGYNFCFEVAFLKTEFYKRNGFAEPTPLHRARRLEYVLERKKVTIWPDELIVGNFTSMRRGAQVWEEYSGALFGTILHKLNRQQPVAFRCSREDRLRFYREVLPFW encoded by the coding sequence ATGGTCACCGCGATCCGCCAAAACTGGATTGAGGACGAAACTCGTCCCTCGAACGATGAGCGAAAGCGGACGGACGCGGCGCGGCTGCGGATTCTGAAGATCCAGCGGACGTGCGTCCACGACGGCCCCGGCATCCGCACCACGATTTTTTTCCGCGGTTGCGGGCTGCACTGCCTGTGGTGCCAGAATCCCGAGGCGATCGCTTTCGATTCGGATGCGACGCCGAGCGCCGAATACTCGCTCGACGACATCGCGGAGATGGTTGGCCGCGACAGGGACTACTACGGCGAGACCGGCGGCGGCGTGACGCTCAGCGGCGGCGAGCCGCTGCTCCAATCGCCCGACGCGCTGATTCCGCTGCTCGAGCGCATGCGCGCGATGGCGATTCCGGTCACGGTCGAAACGTCGCTGCACGTGCCGTGGGACCACGTGGAGCGCGTCGCGCCTTTCGTCGATCTGTTCCTGATCGACCTGAAGGTGGTGGGCGACGACGCGGCCCACCGCAAGTTTACCCGGCAGCACGACCGGCTGATCCGCGAGAACACCCTGCGGCTGGTGTCGCAAGGCGCGCACGTCCGGTTCCGGACCGTGATCGTCCCCGGGCACAACGACCGACCGCGCCACCTGCGGGCCGCGGCCGAGTTCGTGCGCTCCGTGGGTCACCACGAGATCGAGCTGCTCAAGTATCACGACATGTACGTGGACAAGGCTCGGCGCCTCGGGTTGGAGTGCCCGGCGCTCTCCATCACCAACGAGCAGGCCGTCGCCGCGGTGCGCAAGGCGGTGAAGACCTTTGCGACGGGCGGCGTGCGCGCGCATTGCCTCGATCTGGACGCGGCGCGGCACCACGCCGAGTTTCCCGCGCGCGTGTACGACATCCAGAACGCGATCCGCGCCGACGGATACAACTTCTGCTTCGAAGTCGCCTTCCTGAAAACCGAGTTCTACAAACGAAACGGCTTCGCCGAGCCCACCCCCCTCCACCGGGCGCGGCGGCTGGAGTACGTGCTGGAACGTAAAAAGGTGACGATCTGGCCCGACGAGCTGATCGTCGGCAATTTCACGTCCATGCGGCGCGGCGCGCAGGTGTGGGAGGAATATTCGGGCGCGTTGTTCGGAACGATTCTGCACAAGCTAAACCGGCAGCAGCCGGTGGCGTTCCGGTGCTCGCGCGAAGACCGGCTCCGGTTCTATCGCGAGGTGCTGCCGTTCTGGT
- a CDS encoding type II toxin-antitoxin system RelE/ParE family toxin codes for MDKMEPGKMRAQISRRARALAKNPFPPGNRKLKGKKFAEGRARRVRQGDYRIIYEVRDNPPEVVILDIDNRKDAYR; via the coding sequence TTGGATAAGATGGAGCCCGGAAAAATGAGGGCTCAGATATCAAGGAGGGCACGCGCGCTCGCAAAAAATCCGTTCCCGCCGGGGAACAGAAAACTCAAAGGCAAGAAGTTCGCAGAGGGCAGAGCGCGCCGCGTGCGCCAAGGTGACTATCGGATCATCTACGAGGTCCGCGACAACCCTCCGGAGGTCGTCATCTTGGACATCGACAACAGGAAGGACGCCTACCGATGA
- a CDS encoding type I restriction enzyme HsdR N-terminal domain-containing protein yields the protein MTAVIVPHGKVVDFIDRKFRKETPEEYVRQEIEKSLVREYKYLREEIAVEFPIKIGSKNKRVDLAVFPEGSAHRQETAWALIECKAATVSPNDKEDGVEQLKSYLAASLNAEFGMWTNGHGGNRECFRKVSNGKGFEFAPIDDIPAKGRSIDDVERPSLASLSPANSDALLFAFRRCHNYIAGNQGLQKPEAFWELLKIIFCKIMDERSEQIEFYATSQERQNLNGQLKVKKRLDGIFAIVREKYSTIFKPNEVIELAPLVLAYIVSQLQSYFLLDTNIDVKGKAYEEIVGSNLRGDRGEFFTPRNICRMAVEMLDPDPRDLILDPFCGTGGFLTIALNHVIQKIRVTEARKWRDKEHPTEREQTELLRRIKEYCDAKIVGLDFNPNLVRATKMNMVMNNDGEGGLYQANSLGNPVLWEEKLRSRNLLGRVDLIFTNPPFGSKIRIDDPAILEQYEIAKVYDYDDNADTFSPRNPVALQRALPPEILAIERCVSFLKPGTGRVAIVLPDGILGAPGLGYVREWILTNTRVLASIDLHPDTFQPRNSTQTSVLVLQRKRFDEIALERATGEKNDYSVFMSLANHVGHDKRGNTTYVRDADGNEIVREEDELIKEHGNGHPVYRRQKTMNKVEDDNTREIANAFRSWLAGQE from the coding sequence ATCACAGCGGTCATCGTTCCACATGGAAAGGTCGTTGACTTTATTGACCGGAAATTTCGCAAGGAAACACCGGAGGAGTACGTCCGCCAAGAGATCGAAAAGTCTCTTGTCAGAGAATACAAGTATTTGCGCGAGGAAATCGCGGTAGAATTCCCGATCAAAATAGGGTCGAAAAATAAACGCGTTGATTTGGCAGTTTTTCCAGAAGGCTCTGCACACCGCCAAGAGACTGCTTGGGCGCTTATAGAATGCAAGGCCGCAACCGTCTCACCGAACGACAAAGAGGACGGCGTGGAGCAGCTGAAAAGCTATCTTGCGGCGTCGCTTAATGCAGAATTCGGGATGTGGACCAACGGTCATGGTGGGAATCGGGAATGTTTCCGAAAGGTGTCAAACGGCAAAGGGTTTGAGTTTGCTCCAATTGACGATATTCCGGCCAAGGGGAGATCCATTGATGACGTAGAGCGTCCGTCGCTGGCATCTCTTTCCCCGGCGAATAGTGACGCCCTTCTTTTTGCGTTTCGGCGTTGCCACAACTACATCGCCGGTAATCAGGGGCTACAGAAGCCAGAGGCGTTCTGGGAGCTTCTGAAAATTATATTCTGCAAGATCATGGACGAGCGATCAGAGCAGATTGAGTTTTACGCGACATCACAAGAGCGCCAGAACTTAAATGGGCAACTCAAAGTAAAAAAACGGCTCGATGGGATTTTCGCGATCGTACGCGAAAAGTACAGTACGATTTTTAAACCAAATGAAGTTATAGAATTGGCTCCGCTCGTCTTGGCATACATCGTATCGCAACTTCAATCGTATTTTCTTCTGGATACGAATATTGACGTAAAGGGGAAAGCTTACGAGGAAATCGTCGGATCGAATTTGCGCGGGGATCGCGGCGAATTTTTTACACCCCGAAACATCTGTCGCATGGCCGTCGAAATGCTCGACCCAGACCCGCGCGATTTAATCCTCGACCCATTTTGCGGGACAGGCGGCTTTCTCACTATTGCACTGAACCACGTTATTCAAAAAATTCGCGTGACCGAAGCACGCAAATGGCGTGACAAGGAACACCCAACAGAAAGGGAGCAAACGGAACTACTTAGACGCATCAAAGAATACTGCGATGCGAAAATAGTAGGACTTGACTTCAATCCGAATCTAGTACGCGCAACAAAGATGAATATGGTAATGAACAATGACGGAGAGGGGGGGCTGTACCAAGCCAACTCTCTTGGCAATCCAGTTCTCTGGGAAGAGAAGCTTAGGAGCCGAAATCTTCTGGGGCGAGTCGATTTGATTTTCACCAATCCTCCATTTGGGTCCAAAATTCGTATAGACGACCCGGCGATACTTGAACAGTACGAAATAGCGAAGGTTTATGATTACGACGATAACGCTGACACATTCTCTCCGCGCAATCCCGTTGCGCTCCAAAGAGCGCTACCACCGGAGATCTTGGCGATAGAGCGTTGCGTGAGTTTTCTCAAGCCGGGGACTGGGCGTGTCGCCATTGTTTTGCCGGACGGCATTCTAGGGGCTCCGGGTCTTGGATATGTGCGTGAATGGATACTGACAAATACGCGAGTTCTTGCAAGTATCGACCTTCATCCTGACACGTTTCAGCCGAGAAATTCGACGCAAACGAGCGTCCTTGTTCTCCAGCGAAAGCGCTTTGACGAGATTGCATTGGAACGCGCAACAGGGGAAAAGAACGACTATAGCGTCTTCATGTCGCTCGCGAATCACGTAGGTCATGACAAGCGCGGAAATACAACCTATGTTCGTGATGCGGATGGGAATGAAATCGTTCGAGAGGAGGATGAATTAATCAAGGAACACGGCAACGGGCATCCGGTTTATCGTCGCCAGAAAACTATGAACAAGGTAGAAGACGATAACACACGCGAGATTGCAAACGCATTTCGCTCTTGGCTGGCGGGGCAGGAATGA
- a CDS encoding IS1595 family transposase yields the protein MARFSTEEAARDYFEKIRWPNGPVCPHCGNDDRKRIYDIEANPKKKVRAGLRKCVECGQQFTVTVGTVMEDSHIPLNKWLIAFYMMCASKTQVAALQLQRQLELGSYRTALFLCHRVRYALKDAEPVDKLSATVEADETYIGGKVRGKGRRYTGNKTAVVSLVERGGRVRSQVVPKVTGTVLDRILRSHVATTANLNTDESAAYLASAWRFASHDTVNHSAEEYSRRDPETGRHATTNTVEGFFGNTKRSLDGTHHHVSRQHLSLYLAEIDHKYNTRKMSDGQRTVIGIQKSEGKRLMWRAPKVGSK from the coding sequence ATGGCGCGGTTTTCGACCGAGGAAGCCGCACGGGATTACTTCGAGAAAATCCGCTGGCCGAACGGCCCGGTTTGCCCGCATTGCGGCAACGACGACAGAAAGCGGATCTACGACATCGAAGCCAATCCCAAAAAAAAGGTCCGCGCCGGACTGCGCAAATGCGTCGAATGCGGCCAGCAATTCACGGTCACGGTTGGGACCGTCATGGAAGACTCCCATATCCCGCTGAACAAGTGGCTCATCGCGTTTTACATGATGTGCGCGAGCAAGACGCAGGTCGCGGCGCTCCAGCTTCAGCGACAGTTGGAGTTGGGTTCCTACAGAACCGCGCTTTTTTTGTGCCACCGGGTCCGCTACGCCTTGAAAGACGCCGAGCCTGTCGATAAGCTATCCGCCACGGTCGAGGCCGACGAGACCTATATCGGCGGAAAGGTTCGCGGCAAGGGGCGACGCTACACCGGGAACAAGACCGCCGTCGTTTCGCTTGTCGAGCGTGGAGGTCGCGTGCGCTCCCAAGTCGTTCCGAAAGTGACCGGCACTGTGCTGGACAGGATTCTCCGCTCGCACGTCGCGACAACGGCGAACCTGAACACCGACGAATCTGCGGCCTACCTCGCGTCTGCTTGGCGCTTCGCGTCCCACGACACCGTGAACCATTCAGCCGAAGAGTATTCGCGCCGCGACCCAGAGACCGGACGCCACGCGACGACGAACACCGTTGAAGGGTTTTTCGGGAACACGAAGCGGAGCTTGGACGGGACGCACCACCACGTCTCCCGACAGCACCTTTCGCTCTACCTTGCGGAGATCGACCACAAATACAACACCCGCAAGATGAGCGACGGACAGCGGACGGTGATCGGGATTCAAAAATCGGAAGGCAAGCGCCTCATGTGGCGCGCGCCGAAAGTCGGGAGCAAATAA
- a CDS encoding zinc-regulated TonB-dependent outer membrane receptor, whose amino-acid sequence MKRSRSTAFECAIVLTVVLWSIGQSFAADDEAAEIEKALAADQAESPAPTPGVASSAGAMIQSLNPDLALIGDFAAAWFNTTEPQQAGGHDPQKTGFNLQQLEMALGATVDTYFRFDSNIVFSQFGVEIEEAYATTLSLPAGLQVRAGQFLTRFGRINNTHPHSWDFVDQMIVVGRYFGGEGNRGLGVETSILMPLPWYVEVVGSMTEATGEASARSFYGAEDLGVRDLGDFQDTAAIKQFFPLGPAWSMMWGLSGAFGPNPTGRENRTEIYGTDLYLKYRPISSNSPQMVALQVEWMHRRRQIPDDVLTDHSGYAYLTWRFAKRWTTAGRYEFGSQTTNQDGNDVVDPLDPLWTDPRTRVSGNVTWWPTEFSRLRLQYSHDMAVWFEKDHDAVFLALEVAIGAHGAHAF is encoded by the coding sequence ATGAAGCGATCACGAAGCACAGCTTTCGAATGCGCAATCGTTTTGACGGTGGTGCTATGGTCAATCGGGCAATCCTTTGCGGCGGACGACGAGGCCGCGGAAATTGAGAAGGCGCTCGCCGCCGATCAGGCGGAGTCGCCCGCACCCACGCCGGGGGTCGCGTCGTCGGCGGGCGCGATGATCCAGTCGCTCAACCCAGACCTCGCGCTGATCGGCGATTTCGCCGCCGCGTGGTTCAACACGACGGAACCGCAACAGGCGGGCGGTCACGATCCGCAGAAGACGGGTTTCAATCTCCAGCAACTCGAGATGGCGCTGGGGGCGACGGTAGATACGTATTTCCGGTTCGACTCGAACATCGTGTTCAGCCAGTTCGGCGTCGAGATCGAGGAGGCGTATGCCACGACGCTCTCTCTGCCCGCCGGGTTGCAGGTCCGCGCGGGGCAGTTCCTGACGCGCTTCGGCCGCATCAACAACACGCACCCGCATTCGTGGGACTTCGTCGATCAGATGATCGTCGTCGGCCGATACTTCGGCGGCGAAGGCAATCGCGGGCTCGGTGTGGAGACGTCGATCCTGATGCCGCTGCCCTGGTACGTCGAGGTCGTCGGTTCCATGACGGAAGCGACCGGCGAGGCGAGCGCACGCAGCTTTTACGGCGCCGAGGATCTCGGCGTGCGCGACCTCGGCGACTTTCAGGATACCGCCGCCATCAAGCAGTTTTTCCCGCTTGGACCCGCCTGGTCGATGATGTGGGGGCTCTCCGGCGCGTTCGGTCCGAATCCCACCGGACGCGAAAACCGAACCGAGATCTACGGAACCGACCTGTACCTCAAATACCGTCCGATTTCGTCCAACAGCCCGCAAATGGTGGCGCTGCAGGTCGAGTGGATGCACCGCCGCCGGCAGATTCCCGATGACGTTCTGACCGATCACAGCGGCTACGCCTACCTGACGTGGCGCTTCGCCAAGCGCTGGACGACCGCCGGTCGATATGAATTCGGCAGTCAGACGACAAATCAGGACGGCAACGACGTGGTCGACCCGCTCGATCCGTTGTGGACCGATCCGCGCACGCGCGTCAGCGGTAACGTGACTTGGTGGCCGACGGAGTTTTCCCGGCTGCGTCTCCAGTATTCCCACGACATGGCCGTGTGGTTCGAAAAGGATCACGACGCCGTGTTTCTGGCCCTCGAAGTCGCAATCGGCGCCCACGGCGCCCACGCGTTTTAG
- a CDS encoding zinc ABC transporter substrate-binding protein gives MRRILPGILMVAALVVGISPARADVTVVATVPDLAAIVREIGGSSVRVVSLAAPTQDPHFVDAKPNLALKLAKADLLVYVGLDLEVGWLPTLIVGSRNASIQAGAKGNLDCSKFVELLDVPAQKIERSMGDIHPGGNPHYLHDPRRALAVAAGIAARLQEIDPVNATAYASGLESFRGKLGARIAGWAKRMEPWKGTRIVTYHKSFVYVENWLGLQTVEHVEPKPGIPPNPRHVLDVIQAAKTSGAKVLLQETYYPAQTSMTIAEKSGLRVVAVSAGADSEGGQSYGDRVEAMVNALESALKGGGA, from the coding sequence ATGCGAAGGATCCTCCCCGGAATTCTGATGGTTGCGGCTCTCGTCGTGGGGATTTCCCCGGCGCGCGCGGACGTCACGGTCGTCGCGACGGTGCCCGATCTCGCCGCCATCGTTCGCGAGATCGGCGGTTCGTCGGTCCGCGTGGTTTCGTTGGCCGCGCCGACGCAGGACCCCCACTTTGTAGATGCAAAACCCAATCTCGCGCTCAAGCTCGCGAAGGCCGACCTTCTCGTGTACGTGGGGCTTGACCTCGAGGTCGGCTGGCTGCCGACGCTCATCGTGGGATCGCGCAACGCGTCGATTCAGGCGGGCGCGAAAGGGAATCTCGACTGCTCGAAGTTCGTGGAGTTGCTCGACGTGCCCGCGCAGAAGATCGAGCGAAGCATGGGGGACATCCACCCCGGTGGAAATCCGCATTATCTCCACGACCCGCGCCGCGCCCTCGCCGTCGCCGCGGGCATCGCCGCGAGGCTACAAGAGATCGACCCTGTGAACGCGACGGCGTACGCATCCGGGCTGGAGTCGTTTCGCGGGAAGCTCGGCGCGCGGATCGCCGGCTGGGCGAAGCGCATGGAACCGTGGAAGGGAACGCGCATCGTCACCTATCACAAATCCTTCGTGTACGTGGAAAACTGGCTCGGTTTGCAGACGGTGGAGCACGTGGAGCCCAAGCCCGGCATTCCCCCGAATCCACGGCACGTCCTCGACGTGATTCAGGCGGCGAAGACGAGCGGCGCGAAGGTCCTGTTGCAGGAGACTTACTACCCCGCTCAGACGTCGATGACGATCGCGGAAAAGTCGGGCCTGCGCGTCGTCGCCGTGAGCGCGGGCGCGGACTCTGAGGGCGGCCAAAGCTACGGCGACCGCGTCGAAGCGATGGTGAACGCGTTGGAATCGGCGCTGAAAGGAGGCGGAGCATGA
- a CDS encoding metal ABC transporter ATP-binding protein, with the protein MKAKPSPITSAKRSSNWSPTLTSNAPPTDAAPLIACRGLRIGHGGRALLPPIDLDIGADEFWAVIGRNGSGKSTFMKTLLGLLSPVGGAARRGRDDVRLTYMPQVMSLEPMLPIRVDDLVLWGRLRGWNFRRPTASAGDRRARDEVLAEMEAAHLAHRVFRDLSEGQKQRVLFARLLASGAHVAFLDEPTAAMDAVAEREAFLRLRDYGRRHHVTIVVVSHFMGVARECADQVLFLDPDHQAVVQGPPEDVLASPEYQRRYGSAEIVDENGGGEIDAGCAS; encoded by the coding sequence ATGAAGGCGAAACCCTCGCCGATCACCTCGGCGAAAAGATCGTCGAACTGGAGCCCGACATTGACATCGAACGCACCGCCGACTGACGCCGCACCGCTCATCGCGTGCCGCGGACTGCGCATTGGTCACGGCGGCCGGGCTCTATTGCCGCCGATCGATCTCGACATCGGCGCGGACGAGTTTTGGGCGGTCATCGGGCGCAACGGCTCGGGCAAGAGCACGTTCATGAAGACGCTGCTCGGACTTCTGTCGCCCGTCGGCGGCGCGGCGCGACGAGGCCGCGACGACGTGCGTCTCACCTACATGCCGCAGGTGATGAGTCTGGAGCCGATGCTGCCGATCCGCGTCGACGATCTGGTGTTGTGGGGGCGTTTGCGGGGTTGGAATTTCCGGCGCCCAACGGCGTCCGCCGGCGATCGGCGCGCGCGAGATGAGGTGCTCGCGGAAATGGAGGCCGCGCATCTGGCGCATCGCGTATTTCGCGATCTTTCAGAAGGACAGAAGCAGCGCGTGCTCTTCGCGCGGCTGCTCGCATCGGGCGCGCACGTGGCGTTTCTCGACGAGCCCACCGCCGCCATGGACGCCGTCGCCGAGCGCGAAGCATTCCTGCGGCTTCGAGACTACGGACGGCGGCACCACGTGACCATCGTCGTCGTCAGCCACTTCATGGGGGTCGCGCGGGAGTGCGCGGACCAGGTGCTGTTTCTCGATCCCGACCACCAGGCCGTGGTGCAAGGCCCACCGGAAGACGTGCTCGCCTCGCCCGAATACCAACGGCGCTACGGGTCCGCCGAAATCGTCGACGAGAACGGCGGAGGAGAGATCGACGCGGGGTGCGCGTCATGA
- a CDS encoding metal ABC transporter permease — MSAAQMFEAYGVFRESILCAAIAGATLGFLGVYVVLRRVVFVSAAVTQSAGLGVALAFFAGIHLGVTIDPMVGATVLALLATFALAIDTSRLRLSRESVVGLVYAASGGIAVLIGDRITQEAHDIHAILFGSAVLVRSVDLTVVAAVAGVLLAVHVWWFRGITFAVFDPITARVHGLPTGLLSFLVLVSVGVMAGVSARALGAMPVFAFSTLPAMASLMLVDRLSVNFALAALIGAAAGVAGFAFAFVTQFPVGASQTATAAAFTAAAFVVALVRRAAATRR, encoded by the coding sequence ATGAGTGCCGCACAGATGTTCGAGGCATACGGTGTCTTTCGCGAATCGATCCTGTGCGCCGCCATTGCCGGGGCGACGCTCGGTTTCCTCGGCGTTTACGTCGTGCTCCGGCGCGTCGTCTTCGTCAGCGCGGCGGTGACGCAGTCCGCGGGGCTGGGCGTCGCGCTCGCGTTCTTCGCGGGAATCCACCTGGGCGTCACGATCGACCCCATGGTGGGCGCGACCGTGCTCGCCCTGCTCGCGACGTTTGCACTCGCGATCGACACGTCGCGCCTGCGTCTGTCGCGCGAGAGCGTCGTGGGGCTCGTATACGCGGCTTCGGGCGGGATCGCGGTGCTGATCGGCGATCGCATCACGCAGGAAGCCCACGACATCCACGCGATTCTTTTCGGCAGCGCCGTGCTGGTGCGTTCGGTGGACCTGACGGTCGTCGCGGCGGTCGCGGGTGTGCTGCTCGCGGTCCACGTCTGGTGGTTTCGCGGCATCACGTTCGCGGTCTTCGATCCGATCACCGCACGTGTGCACGGTCTGCCCACGGGTCTGCTTTCGTTTCTGGTGCTGGTGTCGGTCGGCGTCATGGCGGGCGTGAGTGCACGGGCGCTGGGCGCGATGCCGGTGTTCGCGTTCTCGACGCTGCCCGCGATGGCGTCGCTGATGCTCGTCGATCGGCTCTCGGTCAATTTCGCGCTCGCCGCGCTGATCGGCGCTGCTGCGGGCGTCGCCGGATTCGCGTTCGCCTTCGTCACGCAGTTTCCCGTCGGTGCGTCGCAAACTGCGACGGCGGCCGCATTCACGGCCGCCGCGTTCGTCGTGGCGCTCGTTCGCAGGGCGGCGGCGACCCGCCGGTAG
- a CDS encoding DUF3347 domain-containing protein, whose product MKFARFAVAALALVASFATPGFASQESFDQQMNLVLAEYLKIGDTLASDKMDGVAAAAGAIVTLSAKLDASNAAPEHAKHYQGIAQKVPDAAKKIQAAADIKTARKAFAELSKPMVMWVEHQSTKPATVVYCSMYPGSWLQKGKDIRNPYYGAEMLTCGEIVGK is encoded by the coding sequence ATGAAATTCGCACGCTTCGCGGTCGCGGCGCTCGCGCTGGTCGCCTCGTTCGCGACCCCCGGCTTCGCGTCGCAGGAATCTTTCGATCAGCAGATGAACCTCGTCCTCGCCGAGTACCTGAAGATCGGCGACACACTGGCGTCGGACAAGATGGACGGCGTCGCGGCAGCGGCGGGAGCCATCGTTACGCTGTCGGCCAAGCTCGATGCATCGAATGCCGCTCCCGAGCACGCGAAGCACTATCAGGGGATCGCGCAAAAGGTGCCCGACGCGGCGAAAAAGATTCAGGCCGCGGCGGATATCAAGACGGCACGAAAGGCGTTCGCGGAGCTTTCGAAGCCGATGGTGATGTGGGTCGAGCACCAGTCCACGAAACCGGCGACGGTCGTCTATTGCTCCATGTACCCGGGTTCGTGGCTGCAAAAAGGCAAGGACATTCGCAACCCGTACTACGGCGCCGAAATGCTCACCTGCGGCGAGATCGTCGGTAAGTAG
- a CDS encoding sigma-54-dependent Fis family transcriptional regulator, which produces MSETVLLIDDDESFREVTRFHLEEEGYVVRGAADGEVGLRSFEESPTAVVITDLKMPKIDGMELLPRLLARSPEVLVIVVTAFGDVASAVAAMKAGAFEFLPKPFDRDHLKLTVRRAFEHAALRREVRELKGRLGDSAGKELLFRSDAMERVVEVADRVAGADVTVLILGESGTGKELVARRIHRISPRAAGPFVVVNCGAIPRDLLEDELFGHVKGAFTGATRDRRGRFLQADGGTIVLDEIAELPADLQTRLLRVLRERVVDVVGRDASVPVDIRVIAATNRDLEHAVAEGTFREDLFYRLNVLPLRIPPLRERPEDILLLVRHFLARYGGSTEWTIPAGATARLESLPWRGNVRELENLCQRVALLSPGREMSEEFLPPAPESVRVRGDSDLAMIAAGRIELPPGGVSLEALERDIIVHALELNGHNQSRTARFLQIPRHVLLYRIEKFGIASPPGREPGA; this is translated from the coding sequence GTGAGTGAGACGGTCCTCCTCATCGATGATGACGAGAGCTTTCGCGAGGTGACGCGTTTTCACCTCGAGGAGGAGGGCTACGTCGTTCGGGGCGCGGCCGACGGCGAGGTGGGGCTGCGTTCCTTCGAAGAGAGTCCGACTGCCGTCGTCATCACCGACCTGAAGATGCCGAAGATCGACGGGATGGAACTGTTGCCGCGCCTGCTGGCACGCTCGCCGGAAGTGCTCGTGATTGTGGTCACGGCGTTCGGCGATGTGGCCTCGGCGGTGGCGGCGATGAAAGCGGGCGCGTTCGAGTTCCTTCCCAAGCCCTTCGATCGAGATCACCTGAAGCTCACGGTGCGGCGCGCCTTCGAGCACGCGGCGCTGCGTCGCGAGGTGCGCGAACTGAAAGGGCGGCTCGGCGACAGCGCGGGAAAGGAACTGCTCTTCCGATCCGACGCGATGGAGCGCGTGGTCGAGGTCGCCGACCGCGTGGCCGGGGCGGACGTCACCGTGCTGATCCTCGGCGAAAGCGGCACGGGCAAGGAACTCGTGGCGCGGCGCATCCATCGCATCAGCCCGCGCGCGGCGGGACCCTTCGTCGTCGTCAACTGCGGAGCGATCCCGCGCGATCTGCTCGAGGACGAGCTTTTCGGCCACGTCAAGGGAGCATTCACGGGTGCGACGCGCGACCGGCGCGGGCGTTTCCTGCAGGCCGATGGCGGCACGATCGTTCTCGACGAAATCGCCGAATTGCCCGCGGATCTTCAGACGCGGTTGCTGCGCGTGCTGCGGGAGCGCGTGGTCGACGTCGTCGGCCGCGACGCCTCGGTGCCGGTGGATATCCGCGTCATCGCGGCGACGAACCGCGACCTCGAACACGCGGTGGCCGAGGGGACGTTTCGCGAGGACCTCTTCTACCGCCTCAACGTGTTGCCGCTACGCATCCCTCCGTTGCGCGAGCGTCCCGAGGATATCCTGCTGCTCGTGCGGCACTTCCTTGCCCGATACGGCGGATCGACGGAGTGGACGATTCCGGCGGGAGCGACGGCACGACTCGAGTCGCTGCCCTGGCGCGGCAACGTGCGCGAACTCGAAAACCTCTGCCAGCGCGTCGCGCTGCTCTCGCCGGGGCGCGAGATGAGCGAGGAGTTTCTGCCACCCGCGCCCGAGTCGGTGCGTGTTCGTGGCGACTCGGACCTGGCGATGATCGCGGCGGGGCGGATCGAGTTGCCGCCGGGCGGGGTGTCGCTCGAAGCGCTCGAGCGCGACATCATCGTGCACGCCTTAGAACTGAACGGCCACAACCAGAGCCGCACGGCGCGATTCCTGCAAATCCCGCGTCACGTGCTGCTGTACCGAATCGAAAAATTCGGGATCGCGTCGCCGCCCGGCCGCGAACCGGGAGCGTAG